Sequence from the Streptomyces peucetius genome:
CGTCCGGCACGCCGGAATCCGCCCGTCTGATGTCGCGTTGGGCCGCCGACCACGGCGCCGGCTACCTCGACGGCGCCGCGATGAGCGGCACCCGCCTGGTCGGAGGCCCTGACGCGCTCTTCGTCTTCAGCGGTGCGGCAGAGGCGTTCGCCGGCCACCGAACGACGCTCGTGAGTCTGGGCAACGCCGTTCACCTGGGTGACGATCCGGGCCTGGCGGCCGTCTACGACACCGCTCTGTTCGGGCTGGCGTGGGGTGCGCTGGCGGGCTTCTACCACGCTCTCTCGCTGGTCGGCGTGGAAGATGTGGACCCGGCCGCGTTCGCCGAAGTGGCCGCGGGGCACATGCCCTACGTCACGTCGCTCATGACGGATCACGCCCGCCAGGTCCAGCAGGACCGCTATCCGGCCGACGACGGGACCGTCCAGGTGCACGCCGCGGCGATGCAGCATCTGGTCGACGCCAGTCTGGCGGGCGGCCTGCGCACGGACGTACCGGAGTTGATGAGGTCCCTGCTGGAGCGTGCCGAAGCGGCGGGGCACG
This genomic interval carries:
- a CDS encoding NAD(P)-dependent oxidoreductase, whose protein sequence is MSENFMYDGGTVSVIGLGHMGTRLAQAFLAGGVSTTVWNRTAAKADALAARGAKRATTVAEAVSSASVVVVCLPEYDTVRALLEPVGPDLAGRVLVNLTSGTPESARLMSRWAADHGAGYLDGAAMSGTRLVGGPDALFVFSGAAEAFAGHRTTLVSLGNAVHLGDDPGLAAVYDTALFGLAWGALAGFYHALSLVGVEDVDPAAFAEVAAGHMPYVTSLMTDHARQVQQDRYPADDGTVQVHAAAMQHLVDASLAGGLRTDVPELMRSLLERAEAAGHGADGMAAVARTIRYGAQRVRD